One genomic region from Methanobrevibacter sp. encodes:
- a CDS encoding DUF2107 family protein — translation MLSVSLFFYFGIFLAIVGSLATAWGPGVNDPIVRTFNTEVASIGVCLVLLCYNHVLALLTLLATTVIISLILFRAIIRLEEMGADV, via the coding sequence ATGCTTAGTGTTTCATTATTTTTCTACTTTGGAATATTCTTGGCAATTGTTGGAAGCCTCGCAACTGCTTGGGGTCCGGGAGTAAATGATCCGATTGTCAGGACATTCAATACTGAAGTTGCATCAATTGGAGTATGCTTGGTTTTATTATGTTATAATCATGTATTGGCCTTATTGACATTGCTTGCAACAACAGTTATTATCAGTTTAATTTTATTTAGAGCTATCATTCGTTTAGAAGAAATGGGGGCAGATGTATGA
- a CDS encoding DUF2108 domain-containing protein gives MEFLVSIIAMALMIIGAFGIIFLKKPLDKVIMFSILDAGFVLVIALFKYLDVALFAALAGPLSTLVFILSIVKLKEIREKKIASGDADA, from the coding sequence ATGGAATTTCTAGTATCAATAATTGCAATGGCATTGATGATAATTGGAGCATTTGGTATAATATTTCTAAAAAAACCATTGGATAAGGTTATAATGTTTTCTATACTGGATGCAGGTTTTGTTTTAGTTATTGCATTGTTTAAATATTTGGATGTTGCATTATTTGCAGCATTGGCAGGACCTCTATCAACTTTAGTATTTATTTTATCTATTGTTAAACTTAAAGAGATTAGAGAAAAGAAAATTGCAAGTGGTGATGCAGATGCTTAG
- a CDS encoding DUF2109 domain-containing protein: MYVEIIGIIVIFVALRALVTRNRAERLLYLNVIGFGVSAIIALLINTPFALVVAAAFFICSTISANAIAYTLKRLDDEIILE, from the coding sequence ATGTATGTTGAAATTATTGGGATTATAGTCATATTTGTAGCATTAAGAGCTTTAGTGACAAGAAATAGGGCTGAAAGGTTATTGTACTTAAATGTAATCGGTTTTGGAGTTTCAGCAATTATTGCATTATTAATAAATACTCCATTTGCTCTTGTTGTTGCTGCAGCATTCTTTATTTGTTCAACAATTAGTGCTAATGCTATTGCTTATACTTTAAAAAGACTAGATGATGAGATAATATTGGAGTGA
- a CDS encoding EhaG family protein: MLYVPQQFINMYLPAIYAGLIVGFIATMAIAMKRKELHILILTDLVGLAMIFVVSAVGTDLAEALILPGLVVELAETLAISEILITREMRKIEQDPRANLTKSSSIFPQAFSLDMEIMTTAPNFIALVLIGYGIFLTGFTGGAVAGGGIVLYALSKKARGLPVLMLDGIAGVSGIAWCLWIIGFLLFFVAPQYWLLSLFLAACGLLLKVASKVGLIGLLMREDIDNE; encoded by the coding sequence ATGCTATATGTTCCTCAGCAATTTATTAATATGTATCTTCCGGCAATTTATGCTGGGCTAATTGTTGGTTTTATTGCAACAATGGCCATTGCAATGAAAAGAAAAGAATTGCATATTCTTATATTAACTGACCTTGTCGGTCTTGCGATGATATTTGTCGTTTCTGCAGTTGGAACTGACCTTGCAGAAGCTTTAATTTTACCAGGTTTAGTAGTTGAGTTGGCTGAAACCTTAGCTATTTCAGAGATTTTAATCACAAGGGAAATGCGCAAAATTGAACAGGATCCAAGAGCAAATTTAACTAAATCCTCTTCAATTTTCCCACAGGCATTCTCTTTAGATATGGAAATTATGACTACTGCGCCTAATTTTATAGCATTGGTTTTAATAGGATATGGAATTTTCTTAACTGGTTTTACTGGTGGAGCAGTAGCTGGTGGAGGAATTGTATTGTACGCATTATCTAAAAAAGCAAGAGGACTTCCAGTATTGATGTTGGATGGAATTGCTGGAGTATCCGGTATTGCATGGTGTTTATGGATAATAGGTTTCTTATTATTCTTTGTAGCTCCTCAATACTGGTTATTAAGTTTATTCTTAGCGGCATGTGGATTATTACTAAAAGTAGCTTCAAAAGTAGGCTTAATAGGACTGCTTATGAGGGAAGATATTGATAATGAGTAG
- a CDS encoding energy-converting hydrogenase A subunit A EhaA, which produces MFDLVFDTIYFASYSNFYGLGNISISSYDIVLAYIVAIICSIVVALILRLPLLPSKPYRYSFDVSALYPTPIIAIGILSIFLVLNYTFMYNGLILAIVIGVLSALFVKYLFDFVFPKPLDENTGEDINE; this is translated from the coding sequence ATGTTTGATTTGGTGTTTGATACCATATATTTTGCTTCGTATAGTAATTTTTATGGGCTTGGCAATATAAGCATTTCTTCATATGATATTGTATTAGCTTATATTGTAGCTATTATTTGTTCTATTGTAGTAGCCTTAATTTTAAGACTACCTTTACTTCCTAGCAAACCATATAGGTATTCTTTTGATGTTAGTGCATTATATCCGACTCCAATAATAGCTATTGGTATTCTTTCCATATTTCTTGTTTTAAACTACACTTTCATGTATAATGGATTGATTTTAGCTATTGTTATTGGTGTTTTATCTGCATTATTTGTGAAATATTTATTTGATTTTGTATTTCCAAAACCTCTGGATGAAAATACAGGAGAGGATATAAATGAATGA
- a CDS encoding EhaF family protein, with product MRIGALWNKLAEPKNIPRLFAFSLGIILIIGLIVPMALNPDQLYVRPAPQEQIDEGLAIAPYDRGGVPLTEAGEINPQYPDNAASLGMITGYMSPLAQWISSISPYFGTSIYSSPGGLIDEILYYTRGFDTILESSILMMSFIIASWLSINYTMNRKNDESEIKKDVKKAINDSTKVASHVKANDEKARSKQLRRDN from the coding sequence ATGAGGATTGGAGCATTATGGAATAAACTGGCAGAACCGAAAAATATTCCTCGCCTTTTTGCATTCAGCCTTGGAATAATTTTAATCATAGGTCTGATTGTGCCTATGGCATTAAACCCAGATCAGTTATATGTTAGACCTGCTCCTCAAGAGCAAATTGATGAAGGATTGGCTATTGCACCTTATGACAGAGGAGGTGTGCCTTTAACTGAAGCTGGTGAGATTAATCCTCAGTATCCTGATAATGCAGCCAGTTTGGGAATGATTACAGGTTATATGTCACCATTGGCTCAATGGATATCATCAATTTCACCGTACTTCGGAACATCTATATATTCATCTCCTGGTGGACTTATAGATGAGATATTGTATTATACAAGGGGTTTTGATACAATACTTGAATCTTCAATCTTAATGATGTCATTTATCATTGCTTCATGGCTATCTATTAATTATACAATGAATCGTAAAAATGATGAAAGTGAAATTAAAAAAGACGTTAAAAAGGCTATAAACGATTCAACTAAAGTAGCCAGTCATGTTAAAGCAAATGATGAAAAAGCAAGGTCAAAACAATTGAGGAGGGATAATTAA
- a CDS encoding respiratory chain complex I subunit 1 family protein: protein MNLMADILIQVIIAFFAGSLLLGLHRKVMARVQKRPGPPIVQHLIHSLKFFFKETAIPKTVSKVFYIGIVFILALVWIVGVIAGPVAHDSLLILFGVYAVYKIVEHNSGSSSGSPYGKLSCVRAVLSAATELPLFAAIVFVYLVTGTMNIGEIITYQSIHGPLVFSIPLAALMFFMLIITKSPYSPFAITKDKALISGFETEHFGFLRGFMLFSESIAWYVMLWVFLTIFFGPLNAIGYLIGMIVISFVTGFINAATPILSPNHSVMTQITIGAICFFGTVLMIFTGVVA from the coding sequence ATGAATTTGATGGCAGATATTTTAATTCAAGTTATAATTGCATTTTTTGCAGGAAGTTTGCTTTTAGGATTGCACAGAAAAGTAATGGCACGTGTCCAAAAACGTCCTGGACCACCTATAGTCCAACACTTAATCCACTCTTTAAAGTTCTTTTTTAAAGAAACAGCTATTCCCAAAACTGTATCTAAAGTATTTTATATAGGTATTGTATTTATATTGGCTTTAGTTTGGATTGTTGGTGTTATTGCAGGTCCGGTTGCTCATGATTCTTTATTAATATTATTTGGTGTTTATGCAGTTTATAAAATTGTAGAGCATAACTCTGGTTCAAGTTCCGGTTCACCATATGGAAAATTAAGTTGTGTAAGGGCAGTATTGTCAGCGGCAACTGAACTGCCTCTATTTGCAGCAATAGTTTTTGTTTATCTGGTAACTGGTACAATGAATATTGGAGAAATTATTACTTATCAATCTATCCATGGTCCATTAGTATTTTCAATTCCACTTGCAGCTTTAATGTTCTTTATGCTAATCATAACTAAATCTCCATACTCTCCGTTTGCAATTACTAAAGACAAAGCTTTAATTTCAGGATTTGAAACCGAACACTTTGGATTTTTAAGAGGATTCATGTTATTTTCAGAATCAATTGCATGGTATGTTATGCTTTGGGTATTTTTAACAATTTTCTTTGGTCCATTGAATGCAATTGGATATTTGATTGGAATGATAGTAATTTCATTTGTAACTGGATTTATTAATGCAGCTACTCCAATATTAAGTCCAAATCATTCTGTTATGACTCAAATAACCATTGGAGCTATTTGCTTCTTTGGAACAGTATTAATGATATTCACCGGAGTGGTAGCATGA
- a CDS encoding energy-converting hydrogenase subunit EhaL family protein yields MIYILAFAVGSILGLVYSYKQHGEPFVAVTEFNMIYAVISILGWCLAFCSGNVVLSAIGFLLGGFVMGERPGYGRKETAVGLIIAIFMYLLLKFTV; encoded by the coding sequence ATGATTTATATACTTGCATTTGCTGTAGGGTCTATTTTAGGTTTAGTTTATAGCTACAAACAACATGGTGAACCGTTTGTAGCAGTAACTGAATTCAATATGATCTATGCAGTTATATCAATATTAGGATGGTGTTTAGCATTTTGCTCAGGCAATGTTGTTTTATCAGCAATAGGTTTTCTCCTTGGAGGATTTGTAATGGGGGAAAGACCGGGTTATGGTAGAAAAGAAACTGCAGTAGGTTTAATTATTGCAATTTTTATGTATTTGTTATTAAAATTTACAGTATGA
- a CDS encoding CPBP family intramembrane glutamic endopeptidase → MDKSVTDFNVRLRTIKLRELFVGIIITLILSGILMIIFPQIEESDELLFIVIFLIGSLLFVWALRGTKGLDRNIENIFEDHNKKEILYVFAINLLFAFLFTFLISSLDILISLADPTWISLGEIDTIEIDSSVIILDAIGAIIFAPIMEELIFRGVMFNRLKIRVGIIPAMLISSFIFAIGHEFGGMTSAFLFGICMCLLYLKTDNILIPMSVHFINNVVATIMNVTNLDILISQFPWIIPSTIISIIGTVYLIKYIIQETRKVKKQYS, encoded by the coding sequence ATGGATAAAAGTGTAACAGACTTTAATGTTCGCCTCAGAACAATAAAGCTAAGAGAATTATTTGTTGGAATAATAATTACCCTGATTTTATCAGGAATTTTGATGATTATATTTCCACAGATTGAAGAATCTGACGAATTATTATTTATTGTAATATTTCTTATCGGATCTTTATTGTTTGTTTGGGCTTTAAGAGGAACAAAAGGTCTGGACAGAAATATTGAGAATATCTTTGAAGACCACAATAAAAAAGAGATTCTGTATGTTTTTGCAATCAACCTACTATTTGCATTCCTATTCACATTCCTAATATCTTCATTGGATATTCTGATAAGCTTAGCCGATCCGACTTGGATATCCCTTGGAGAAATAGACACAATTGAAATCGATTCAAGCGTCATCATATTGGATGCCATAGGTGCTATAATATTTGCACCAATAATGGAAGAGTTAATCTTTAGAGGAGTAATGTTTAATCGGTTAAAAATTAGAGTTGGAATTATTCCTGCAATGTTGATTTCCTCATTCATATTTGCCATTGGCCATGAATTTGGAGGAATGACAAGTGCTTTTCTATTTGGAATCTGCATGTGTTTATTGTATTTGAAAACAGACAATATTCTAATTCCAATGAGCGTTCATTTCATCAATAATGTTGTTGCAACAATCATGAATGTTACCAATTTAGATATTTTAATATCTCAGTTCCCTTGGATTATTCCCTCAACAATCATATCAATAATTGGAACTGTTTATTTAATTAAATACATAATTCAAGAAACTAGAAAAGTTAAAAAGCAGTACAGCTAA
- a CDS encoding NAD-dependent epimerase/dehydratase family protein, which produces MKNKNILITGGAGFIGSHIADNLIDNNNIRIVDNFSTGNIKNFKNPDHENLQIITADICNANLDELTSGIDYIFHLAAMASVPLSVENPVECNETNLNATVKLLNSAVKNDVKKIVFSSSSAVYGENRNMPLKETEPPMPTSPYAASKASCELYLKSFYESYGLNYTALRYFNVFGPKQDKNSQYAAVIPNFISAILEENQPEIYGDGEQTRDFVYVKDIVKANVAACKSDYNGIVNIASGEKLTINRLYEIIKETLGSDLEPKYLPERPGDIKHSLADVKNMEKINLKIDSSDFKSQLEETVKWFETIL; this is translated from the coding sequence ATGAAAAATAAAAATATTTTAATAACCGGTGGAGCAGGATTTATCGGCTCTCACATTGCTGATAATTTAATCGACAACAATAACATTCGCATTGTTGATAATTTCTCCACAGGAAACATTAAAAATTTTAAAAATCCCGATCATGAAAATTTACAGATAATCACAGCAGACATCTGCAATGCAAATTTAGATGAACTGACTTCTGGAATAGATTATATTTTCCATCTTGCAGCTATGGCAAGTGTTCCATTAAGTGTTGAAAACCCAGTTGAATGTAATGAAACAAATTTAAATGCAACTGTAAAACTTTTAAATTCTGCAGTTAAAAATGATGTGAAAAAAATTGTATTTTCATCTTCATCTGCAGTTTATGGAGAAAACAGAAATATGCCACTGAAAGAAACTGAGCCACCAATGCCAACTTCACCTTATGCTGCATCAAAAGCAAGCTGTGAATTATATTTAAAATCATTTTACGAAAGTTATGGTCTGAATTATACTGCATTGAGATATTTTAACGTTTTCGGACCAAAACAGGATAAAAACTCACAATATGCAGCAGTGATTCCTAATTTTATCAGTGCAATCCTTGAAGAAAATCAGCCTGAAATCTATGGTGACGGTGAACAGACCCGTGATTTTGTTTATGTTAAAGACATTGTTAAGGCAAATGTTGCTGCATGCAAATCCGATTACAATGGAATTGTTAATATTGCATCAGGTGAAAAATTAACGATTAATAGATTATATGAAATTATCAAAGAGACTCTTGGAAGTGATTTGGAACCAAAATATTTGCCTGAAAGGCCAGGAGATATTAAACACTCCCTTGCAGATGTCAAGAACATGGAAAAAATTAATTTGAAAATTGACTCCAGTGATTTTAAGTCTCAGCTAGAAGAAACCGTAAAATGGTTTGAAACTATTTTGTAG
- a CDS encoding DUF788 domain-containing protein — MVNQKITCIILLALSTIAILACLVIDFEAWIVYAVAIFGIPLWVLSLGLLTMAKPKPEDVEERVKEPFTGY; from the coding sequence ATGGTTAATCAAAAGATTACATGTATTATATTATTGGCTTTATCAACAATAGCTATTCTTGCTTGTTTGGTTATAGATTTTGAAGCATGGATTGTTTATGCCGTAGCTATTTTTGGTATTCCATTATGGGTTTTGTCCCTTGGTCTATTAACAATGGCTAAGCCAAAACCTGAAGATGTAGAAGAAAGGGTCAAAGAACCGTTTACCGGATATTAG